Proteins from a genomic interval of Cognatishimia sp. WU-CL00825:
- a CDS encoding GntR family transcriptional regulator: MSQPRAQNKDAYTLILEAIDVGVYRPGDRLVESDLAERFGVSRTPIREALQRLETQSLLARDGRSLIVASLDHNQMSELYAVRSELEGLAARLAARHATPEEVRVLNEMVTADVGLIGDPNALARANRRFHRMIHLASHNRYLVQQLDLVHRSMALMATTSLAVEGRGEVALAEHAAIVRAIDARDEDGADNALKTHISQAFETRLKLSADG, from the coding sequence ATGAGCCAACCGCGCGCACAGAACAAAGATGCTTATACTCTGATCCTTGAGGCGATTGACGTTGGGGTCTATCGACCGGGGGATCGGTTGGTGGAAAGCGATCTGGCAGAGCGCTTTGGCGTGTCGCGCACACCGATCCGCGAGGCTTTGCAGCGGCTCGAAACGCAGTCACTTTTGGCCCGTGACGGGCGCAGCCTGATTGTTGCGTCGCTGGACCATAATCAAATGTCAGAGTTGTATGCGGTGCGCAGTGAACTTGAGGGTCTGGCAGCCCGGCTGGCCGCGCGCCATGCAACCCCTGAAGAAGTGCGCGTGTTAAACGAGATGGTCACAGCAGACGTTGGTCTGATTGGCGACCCAAATGCCCTAGCACGCGCAAATCGGCGGTTTCACCGGATGATCCATCTGGCGTCCCATAACCGCTATTTGGTGCAGCAATTGGATCTGGTGCATCGGTCAATGGCGTTGATGGCAACGACGTCCTTGGCGGTGGAAGGACGGGGTGAGGTCGCGTTGGCAGAACATGCGGCCATTGTGCGTGCCATTGACGCGCGGGACGAAGATGGCGCTGATAACGCATTGAAAACACACATTTCTCAGGCCTTTGAGACCAGGCTAAAGCTAAGCGCTGACGGCTGA
- a CDS encoding GyrI-like domain-containing protein has translation MDIETREFEAQHYIYIDGSAPMMDGAAIAKAMGAGFGQAFGFLQQNGITPLSAPMTVYTEMPGEQMTFRSGFLVTQEDASKASGDVKADQLPKGKALHAIHVGPYPELNKTHGAIWGHAKAEGLSNVMPVWEIYIDDPEETAPQALRTEVYHALA, from the coding sequence ATGGATATAGAAACCCGCGAATTTGAAGCCCAGCATTACATCTATATCGACGGATCAGCACCGATGATGGATGGAGCTGCCATCGCCAAGGCCATGGGGGCCGGGTTTGGCCAAGCCTTTGGATTTTTGCAACAAAACGGCATTACCCCGCTTAGCGCCCCGATGACGGTCTATACAGAAATGCCCGGTGAACAGATGACATTTCGCTCTGGTTTTCTTGTGACCCAAGAGGATGCCTCCAAAGCCAGTGGCGATGTAAAAGCGGACCAATTGCCCAAAGGCAAAGCCCTACATGCAATTCATGTTGGACCATATCCCGAGCTGAACAAAACCCATGGAGCTATCTGGGGCCACGCCAAGGCCGAAGGCCTAAGCAATGTCATGCCGGTGTGGGAAATCTATATCGACGATCCTGAGGAAACCGCACCCCAAGCGCTGCGCACAGAGGTCTATCACGCGTTGGCCTAG
- a CDS encoding pyrimidine 5'-nucleotidase, producing MVKSSFSHVTTWVFDLDNTLYPPEVNLFAQIEQRMTQYVMGALSVPRDIANKLRTEYWHTYGTTLSGLMREHDVDPVPYLQDVHDISFENLTPDPDLIAYISALPGRKIVYTNGTAPYAENVLDARGLSPLFDAVYGIEHAGYLPKPERAAFDAIFTADGLRTEQAAMFEDDHRNLQAPHDMGLRTVHVAPAPVTAQHIHHHTDDLTGFLRQLV from the coding sequence ATGGTCAAATCAAGCTTCTCACATGTCACAACCTGGGTTTTTGACCTGGACAACACCCTGTACCCACCCGAGGTCAATCTGTTTGCCCAGATAGAACAACGCATGACCCAATATGTGATGGGGGCGCTTTCCGTGCCGCGTGACATCGCCAACAAACTGCGCACGGAATACTGGCATACCTATGGCACAACCCTTTCCGGCCTCATGCGCGAGCACGATGTTGATCCGGTGCCATACCTGCAAGATGTGCATGATATTTCGTTTGAAAACCTCACACCCGACCCGGATTTGATCGCCTATATTTCCGCCCTGCCCGGACGCAAGATCGTCTATACAAATGGCACGGCCCCCTATGCGGAAAACGTACTGGATGCCCGGGGGCTCAGCCCGCTATTTGACGCGGTTTATGGCATTGAGCACGCGGGCTATTTGCCCAAACCTGAACGGGCCGCTTTTGATGCGATTTTCACAGCAGATGGGCTGCGGACCGAACAGGCCGCGATGTTTGAAGATGACCACCGCAACCTGCAAGCCCCACATGACATGGGATTGCGCACAGTGCATGTGGCCCCCGCCCCTGTGACAGCGCAGCATATCCATCATCACACGGATGATCTGACGGGCTTTTTGCGGCAACTTGTCTAA
- the ilvC gene encoding ketol-acid reductoisomerase has protein sequence MRVYYDRDCDINLIKDKKVAILGYGSQGHAHALNLRDSGAKNLVVALREGSASAKKAEGEGLQVMGIAEAAAWCDVIMFTMPDELQAETYKKYVHDNIKPGSAIAFAHGLNVHFGLIEPKEGVDVIMMAPKGPGHTVRGEYTKGGGVPCLVAVNEDATGKALEIGLSYCSAIGGGRSGIIETNFREECETDLFGEQAVLCGGIVELIRCGFETLVEAGYAPEMAYFECLHETKLIVDLIYEGGIANMDYSISNTAEYGQYVTGPRILPYDATKKAMKESLADIQSGKFVRDFMLENAVGQPTIKASRRANDEHQIEVVGKKLRDMMPWISAGKMVDKAKN, from the coding sequence ATGCGCGTTTATTACGACCGCGATTGCGATATTAACCTGATCAAAGACAAAAAAGTCGCCATCCTGGGCTATGGCTCCCAAGGCCACGCACACGCGCTGAACCTGCGCGACTCTGGTGCGAAAAACCTTGTTGTTGCTCTGCGCGAAGGCTCTGCCTCTGCGAAAAAAGCCGAAGGCGAAGGCCTGCAAGTTATGGGCATCGCTGAAGCGGCCGCATGGTGTGACGTGATCATGTTCACAATGCCAGATGAGCTTCAGGCAGAAACATATAAGAAATACGTACACGACAACATCAAACCGGGGTCTGCGATTGCATTCGCGCACGGTTTGAACGTTCACTTTGGCCTGATTGAGCCAAAAGAAGGCGTCGACGTGATCATGATGGCACCTAAAGGCCCGGGTCACACTGTGCGTGGCGAATACACCAAAGGCGGCGGCGTGCCTTGCTTGGTTGCGGTCAACGAAGACGCGACAGGTAAAGCGCTTGAAATCGGTCTGTCCTATTGCTCTGCCATCGGTGGCGGTCGCTCTGGCATCATCGAAACCAACTTCCGCGAAGAGTGCGAAACTGACCTGTTCGGCGAACAAGCGGTTCTGTGCGGCGGTATCGTTGAACTGATCCGTTGTGGTTTTGAAACGCTGGTCGAAGCCGGCTACGCGCCTGAAATGGCCTATTTTGAGTGCCTGCACGAAACCAAGCTGATCGTGGACCTGATCTATGAAGGCGGCATCGCCAATATGGATTACTCGATCTCTAACACTGCAGAATACGGCCAATACGTCACCGGCCCACGCATCCTGCCATACGACGCCACCAAGAAAGCCATGAAAGAATCTTTGGCAGACATTCAGTCTGGTAAATTCGTGCGCGACTTCATGCTGGAAAACGCGGTTGGTCAGCCAACCATCAAAGCATCCCGTCGTGCAAACGACGAGCACCAGATCGAAGTGGTTGGTAAGAAACTACGCGACATGATGCCTTGGATCTCTGCCGGTAAAATGGTTGATAAAGCCAAGAACTAA
- a CDS encoding metalloregulator ArsR/SmtB family transcription factor produces the protein MTYQESLVALSDDTRRQIYERIIRAPAPVGIIAQGFPVSRPAISQHLKVLSDAGLVVVQQKGNRRIYSADPQGLVALRQYLDGLWGDVLTAFSDSFKEDI, from the coding sequence ATGACTTACCAAGAATCACTTGTGGCGCTTTCAGATGACACGCGCCGCCAAATTTATGAACGCATCATACGTGCGCCCGCGCCTGTTGGGATAATCGCGCAGGGGTTCCCAGTGAGCCGCCCAGCGATTTCGCAACATCTGAAAGTTCTATCAGATGCGGGTTTGGTCGTGGTTCAGCAAAAGGGCAATCGGCGTATCTATTCCGCTGACCCGCAAGGCTTGGTTGCGCTGCGGCAGTATTTGGATGGGCTTTGGGGGGACGTTCTGACAGCCTTTTCTGACAGTTTCAAAGAGGATATTTAG
- a CDS encoding Lrp/AsnC family transcriptional regulator, which translates to MIALDDIDRQILKALALNARQNAGALGRRFGLSQPATWRRIKRLQEAGVVSGHKLDLDAEKLGFGVTVFLGVKLATKGRVSLEDFERAVAAIPEVQTVEHVLGMYDYRLRVTARDISDFERVLRRRVMTLPGIGDVEANVLLSDERRPGPL; encoded by the coding sequence ATGATTGCTTTGGATGACATAGATCGGCAAATCCTGAAGGCTCTGGCGCTGAATGCGCGTCAGAATGCGGGCGCGTTGGGGCGGCGCTTTGGTCTTAGCCAACCGGCGACCTGGCGTCGCATCAAACGACTGCAAGAGGCGGGGGTGGTTTCGGGCCACAAACTGGATCTGGATGCCGAGAAACTGGGTTTTGGTGTCACGGTTTTTCTCGGTGTGAAACTGGCCACCAAAGGCCGGGTGAGCTTGGAGGATTTTGAGCGCGCAGTGGCGGCAATCCCCGAAGTGCAGACCGTCGAACATGTACTGGGCATGTATGACTATCGGTTGCGGGTCACGGCACGCGACATTTCTGATTTTGAACGCGTGCTGCGCCGCCGCGTGATGACATTGCCCGGCATTGGCGATGTCGAAGCCAATGTGCTTTTATCAGACGAACGCCGCCCCGGACCGCTTTAA
- the folP gene encoding dihydropteroate synthase, whose product MKIYYRALPQVDIARPDNAIDLAGGWTWFTQVECLQRGKPARIVAAQDIPAAVLKTLSAPRADVMGLAMNTPQTMGILNVTPDSFSDGGQHNAPEAAIARSREMVAQGATLIDVGGESTRPGSGVVAIDDEIKRTAPVIEAVAKAAIAPISIDTRKAPVAKSAVRAGAGLINDVSGFTYDADLGPLAASHAVPVCVMHAQGDPATMQDDPRYDDVLLDVYDFLAAQVGYLIGLGIPREQIVVDPGIGFGKTNAHNLAILARLSLFHALGCPILLGASRKRFIGTIGNAPDAGQRVPGSLAVALAGVAQGAQFLRVHDVAETTQALQLWQAVTRGEYDGA is encoded by the coding sequence ATGAAAATTTACTATAGAGCCCTTCCGCAGGTTGATATTGCCCGGCCTGACAATGCGATTGATCTGGCCGGTGGCTGGACCTGGTTTACCCAAGTAGAGTGCCTGCAACGCGGCAAGCCCGCGCGTATTGTCGCTGCGCAGGACATTCCGGCTGCGGTACTGAAAACCCTGAGCGCTCCGCGTGCGGATGTGATGGGATTGGCGATGAACACGCCGCAAACCATGGGCATTTTGAACGTAACGCCAGACAGTTTTTCGGACGGTGGGCAGCACAATGCGCCAGAGGCCGCGATTGCGCGCAGTCGTGAAATGGTGGCCCAGGGGGCAACTTTGATTGACGTGGGCGGCGAGTCGACGCGGCCGGGGTCCGGGGTTGTGGCGATTGACGACGAGATCAAGCGCACCGCGCCGGTGATTGAGGCGGTGGCCAAGGCCGCAATTGCGCCGATCAGCATTGATACGCGCAAGGCACCTGTGGCGAAATCAGCCGTGCGAGCGGGGGCTGGGCTGATCAATGACGTGTCTGGTTTTACCTATGACGCGGACCTTGGGCCTTTGGCAGCAAGTCATGCGGTGCCGGTCTGTGTGATGCATGCCCAAGGCGATCCGGCCACGATGCAAGATGATCCGCGGTATGATGATGTGTTGCTGGATGTGTATGATTTTCTGGCAGCCCAAGTCGGCTATTTGATTGGTCTGGGCATTCCGCGTGAACAGATCGTGGTGGACCCTGGCATTGGCTTTGGCAAAACCAACGCGCATAATCTGGCGATATTGGCGCGGCTGAGCCTGTTTCATGCCTTGGGCTGCCCCATTTTGCTCGGGGCGTCGCGCAAGCGGTTCATCGGAACCATTGGCAACGCGCCAGATGCTGGGCAGCGCGTGCCGGGAAGTTTGGCGGTTGCGCTTGCCGGTGTGGCGCAGGGTGCACAATTTTTAAGAGTACATGACGTGGCTGAAACCACGCAGGCCTTGCAGCTTTGGCAGGCTGTGACCAGAGGAGAGTATGATGGCGCGTAA
- a CDS encoding SRPBCC domain-containing protein — protein sequence MTEAIVKTVTVPVTPARAFTRFTNEIMGWWPIDKHSVSAGAGKIPQKVVIEPGLGGAVYEIKHDGERCEWGQVTKWSEPDGFTMTWHPGQSMDTATQLTMRFDAATDGTLVTLTHSGWAALAERAADMRAHYSSGWDHVLADCYAGRL from the coding sequence ATGACAGAAGCGATTGTAAAAACCGTGACCGTGCCCGTGACGCCGGCGCGTGCCTTTACCCGATTTACCAACGAAATCATGGGCTGGTGGCCGATCGACAAACACTCGGTTTCTGCAGGGGCGGGCAAGATCCCGCAAAAGGTGGTAATAGAGCCGGGTTTGGGCGGCGCGGTCTATGAGATCAAGCACGATGGCGAACGCTGTGAATGGGGACAGGTCACCAAATGGTCAGAGCCAGACGGGTTCACAATGACCTGGCATCCGGGGCAGTCTATGGACACGGCAACGCAGCTGACCATGCGCTTTGACGCCGCCACAGATGGCACTTTGGTGACATTGACCCACAGCGGTTGGGCGGCCTTGGCGGAACGTGCCGCTGACATGCGCGCCCATTACAGCAGCGGATGGGACCATGTGCTTGCCGATTGTTACGCCGGAAGGCTTTAG
- a CDS encoding hemerythrin domain-containing protein, whose amino-acid sequence MTHYDINVRQGLPQDMQLLLRDYPRDAWPGHPNFARATQNWMRAHQMFRKLAEILEADTKGILDKQTDPERFAARLGHYGNQLIGNLHGHHGWEDHSFFPELQAADDRFERGLEMLESDHVEMDGLLDNLTRNANRYLKLSDLSPKDAENELPAILANTQAIGRFLTRHLADEEDLVVPIILHHKLRG is encoded by the coding sequence ATGACACACTATGACATCAACGTCAGACAGGGGCTGCCCCAAGACATGCAGCTCCTGCTTCGGGACTACCCGCGCGACGCATGGCCGGGTCACCCGAATTTCGCGCGCGCCACCCAAAACTGGATGCGCGCGCATCAAATGTTTAGAAAACTGGCCGAAATCTTAGAGGCCGACACAAAAGGCATCCTGGACAAGCAAACAGATCCAGAGCGGTTTGCGGCGCGTTTGGGCCATTATGGCAACCAATTAATTGGTAACTTGCACGGCCATCACGGCTGGGAAGATCATTCGTTCTTCCCGGAACTGCAGGCTGCCGATGACAGGTTTGAGCGCGGCTTGGAGATGCTGGAAAGCGACCACGTAGAGATGGACGGCCTGCTTGATAACCTGACGCGCAATGCCAACAGGTATCTTAAACTGTCGGATTTGTCGCCAAAAGACGCGGAAAACGAATTGCCCGCAATTCTGGCCAATACCCAAGCCATAGGCCGGTTTCTAACCCGGCATCTGGCGGACGAAGAAGATCTTGTGGTGCCGATTATTCTGCATCACAAATTACGTGGATAA
- the glmM gene encoding phosphoglucosamine mutase — MARKLFGTDGVRGTANLHPMTAEMALKIGAAVGRYFRNDGNNQHRVVIGKDTRLSGYMFENALTAGLTSTGMNVFLLGPVPTPAVGLLTTSVRADLGVMISASHNHADDNGIKFFGPDGFKLSDEAEAEIEALVLSGVEPAQAQNIGRAKRVDDGRFRYIERVKSALPSALPLRGLKVVIDCANGAAYRAAPEALWELGADVIPVGVDPNGVNINDNCGSTSTQTAAEAVVAHGADVGIALDGDADRLMIIDENGSVADGDQLMALFADRWAQAGRLKGGALVATVMSNLGLERFLVGKGLKLERTAVGDRYVVERMRKGGFNLGGEQSGHIVMTDYATTGDGLLAGLQFLAAMVETGKPASALTKSFETVPQLLQNVRYGTGQKPLEAPSVKAAIADAEARLNGSGRLLIRKSGTEPLIRVMAECEDNALLQDVVTSIVAEVKASV, encoded by the coding sequence ATGGCGCGTAAACTATTTGGCACTGATGGGGTCCGAGGGACTGCGAACCTGCATCCGATGACCGCTGAAATGGCGTTGAAAATCGGCGCGGCCGTGGGGCGGTATTTTCGCAATGACGGCAACAATCAGCACCGGGTGGTGATAGGCAAAGACACCCGGCTGTCGGGCTATATGTTTGAAAACGCTCTGACGGCGGGTTTGACTTCGACCGGGATGAACGTGTTTCTACTTGGCCCTGTGCCGACACCTGCGGTGGGGCTTTTGACCACATCGGTGCGCGCGGACCTTGGGGTGATGATTTCCGCCAGTCACAACCATGCGGATGACAATGGCATCAAGTTTTTTGGCCCAGACGGCTTTAAACTGTCTGACGAAGCCGAAGCCGAAATTGAAGCGCTTGTGCTGAGTGGCGTTGAACCGGCGCAAGCCCAAAACATTGGCCGGGCCAAACGGGTGGATGACGGGCGATTCCGCTATATAGAACGGGTCAAAAGCGCTTTGCCATCGGCGTTGCCGTTGCGCGGCCTGAAAGTGGTGATTGATTGCGCCAATGGGGCGGCATATCGGGCTGCACCAGAGGCGCTGTGGGAATTGGGCGCGGATGTTATTCCGGTGGGCGTTGATCCAAATGGGGTCAATATCAACGACAATTGCGGGTCAACCAGCACTCAGACTGCAGCCGAGGCCGTTGTGGCCCATGGGGCAGATGTTGGCATTGCATTGGATGGCGACGCAGATCGCCTGATGATCATAGACGAAAACGGCAGCGTAGCGGATGGCGATCAGCTTATGGCGCTCTTTGCGGATCGGTGGGCACAGGCCGGGCGGTTGAAGGGGGGAGCCTTGGTAGCAACCGTCATGTCAAATCTTGGGCTTGAACGTTTCCTTGTGGGCAAGGGTCTGAAACTAGAGCGCACCGCTGTCGGCGACCGCTATGTTGTGGAACGCATGCGCAAGGGCGGGTTCAACCTGGGCGGCGAGCAATCGGGCCATATTGTGATGACAGATTATGCCACAACCGGCGATGGGTTGTTGGCGGGTTTGCAATTTCTGGCCGCGATGGTGGAGACTGGCAAACCTGCGAGCGCCTTGACCAAAAGCTTTGAAACGGTGCCGCAGCTCTTGCAAAACGTGCGCTATGGCACGGGGCAGAAGCCGCTTGAGGCACCCTCTGTTAAAGCCGCCATTGCGGATGCAGAGGCGCGTTTGAATGGCAGTGGGCGTTTGTTGATCCGCAAGTCCGGCACCGAGCCATTGATCCGGGTGATGGCGGAATGCGAAGACAACGCGCTGTTGCAGGATGTGGTGACCAGCATCGTGGCCGAAGTCAAAGCCAGCGTGTAG
- a CDS encoding UbiH/UbiF family hydroxylase, translated as MVKAVFDIVISGGGIAGLTAAAAFGAAGFKVQVVDPAPPVTQRDRAGADLRTTAFLQPAQKLLEQAGLWKALAAHAAPLQIMRIVDAGGPEPKARLVKDFDAKDISEQPFGWNLPNWLLRREFIAHLQTLHNVDLRLGVATSELFTRTNEATVRLSDGSTSRCKLVIAADGRNSKIREAAGIGVKTTRYGQKALALAVTHPIPHENVSTEIHRSGGPFTLVPLPDYNGMPSSALVWMERAATANALFELDDTALEAAMTERSCGLYGPLNLASQRTIWPIISQLADRLTAQRVALVAEAAHVVPPIGAQGLNTSLGDMQILLDLAKATPGDLGSAEMLETYQKKRMSEVRLRVKGIDLLNRASMVEQPALRNIRALGLNALYGMAPVRKMLMQMGLGAR; from the coding sequence ATGGTCAAAGCTGTGTTTGACATCGTGATTTCCGGAGGCGGAATCGCTGGGCTGACAGCAGCAGCGGCCTTTGGGGCTGCTGGGTTTAAAGTACAGGTTGTCGACCCTGCCCCGCCCGTCACGCAGCGCGATCGCGCCGGGGCTGATCTGCGCACCACAGCGTTTTTGCAACCGGCACAAAAACTTTTAGAGCAAGCAGGCCTTTGGAAGGCGCTGGCCGCTCATGCCGCCCCGCTGCAAATCATGCGCATTGTCGATGCTGGCGGACCTGAACCAAAGGCCCGCTTGGTCAAAGACTTTGATGCCAAAGATATTTCAGAGCAACCCTTTGGATGGAACCTTCCCAATTGGCTGTTGCGCCGCGAGTTCATCGCCCATTTACAAACCCTGCACAACGTCGATCTGCGCCTTGGCGTTGCCACCAGCGAATTGTTCACCCGCACAAACGAGGCAACCGTGCGCCTGAGTGATGGCAGCACAAGCCGCTGCAAATTGGTTATCGCCGCTGATGGACGCAATTCAAAGATACGCGAAGCAGCCGGGATTGGGGTAAAGACCACGCGCTATGGCCAAAAGGCGCTGGCACTGGCGGTCACTCATCCGATCCCACATGAAAATGTTTCGACCGAAATCCATCGCAGCGGCGGCCCCTTCACCTTGGTGCCCTTGCCAGATTACAACGGCATGCCTTCTTCGGCGCTTGTATGGATGGAACGCGCCGCCACCGCAAATGCCTTGTTTGAGCTGGACGACACGGCCCTAGAGGCTGCGATGACCGAACGCAGTTGTGGCCTTTATGGGCCGCTCAATTTGGCCTCGCAACGCACAATCTGGCCAATCATCAGCCAGTTGGCAGATCGTTTGACCGCGCAGCGCGTGGCATTGGTGGCCGAAGCAGCACATGTGGTGCCACCCATTGGCGCGCAGGGCCTGAATACCTCGTTGGGAGATATGCAAATTCTGCTGGATCTGGCCAAGGCAACACCCGGCGATCTTGGCAGCGCCGAAATGCTTGAGACGTATCAGAAAAAACGCATGTCCGAGGTCCGCTTGCGCGTCAAAGGCATCGACTTGTTAAACCGGGCCTCGATGGTCGAGCAGCCCGCGCTGCGCAATATACGCGCTCTTGGGCTAAATGCGCTTTATGGCATGGCCCCGGTGCGCAAAATGCTGATGCAAATGGGGCTTGGTGCGCGCTGA
- a CDS encoding DMT family transporter: MQEISGRHWAMIATLGFVWGSTFLLIELALDGITPVWLAASRIGFATLLLTVFWGFRGFRLFHDKKAYGPLAIASIGSSALPFFLISWGQQYVTSGFTGICMTAIALMILPLAHFFVPGERMSPRKVGGFVIGFIGVAMLIGGNAFESSGAELEIWGRLAILGATVSYACCSIIVRRLPPVDSVGLATMLLWFGAIVIMPLAFWAEGPPPAVDQNTFVIIAVLGLIPTAAANILRVMVVREAGPTFMSLTNYQVPIWAVLMGALILGEPLPPTLLIALALVLGGVGLSQYGALRRLFGRKA, from the coding sequence ATGCAAGAGATTTCCGGTCGGCATTGGGCGATGATCGCCACTTTGGGTTTTGTTTGGGGATCGACATTTCTTTTGATCGAGCTGGCGCTCGACGGCATCACCCCGGTTTGGCTGGCCGCATCGCGCATCGGCTTTGCCACCTTGCTTTTGACCGTCTTTTGGGGGTTTCGCGGCTTTCGCTTGTTTCACGACAAAAAGGCCTACGGACCCTTGGCAATCGCCAGCATCGGCAGCTCTGCGTTGCCGTTTTTCCTTATCAGCTGGGGGCAGCAATATGTCACCTCGGGCTTTACCGGCATTTGCATGACCGCCATCGCGCTGATGATTTTGCCGCTTGCCCATTTCTTTGTGCCCGGCGAACGAATGTCACCGCGAAAAGTCGGCGGCTTTGTCATTGGCTTTATCGGCGTGGCCATGTTGATTGGTGGCAATGCATTTGAAAGCAGCGGCGCAGAACTGGAAATCTGGGGGCGTTTGGCAATTCTGGGGGCCACAGTCAGCTATGCCTGCTGCTCTATCATCGTGCGCCGCCTGCCCCCTGTCGATTCCGTGGGTCTGGCGACGATGCTCTTGTGGTTTGGGGCCATTGTGATCATGCCGCTTGCCTTTTGGGCCGAAGGCCCGCCACCGGCTGTTGATCAAAATACCTTTGTGATCATTGCTGTTTTGGGCCTGATCCCCACCGCCGCCGCCAATATTTTGCGGGTCATGGTGGTGCGCGAAGCAGGGCCAACTTTCATGAGCCTTACAAACTATCAGGTTCCGATCTGGGCTGTACTGATGGGTGCACTCATTCTGGGCGAGCCCCTGCCCCCAACTCTACTGATCGCGCTGGCGCTGGTATTGGGCGGCGTTGGCCTTAGCCAATACGGCGCGTTGCGACGGCTGTTTGGCCGCAAAGCCTAG
- a CDS encoding Lrp/AsnC family transcriptional regulator translates to MLDDLDRRILRHMQNDPDRALPDLAAQIGLTSTRLSRRLDKLREGGVLRGVCAVIDWRALGYEVEVSLRVTLDKTQTRAFDDFIEAARAIAEVIEIQTFLGRVDVRLSVIARDMAHYQEIYRRHILALPHIADIEALMHVARIKADESLPI, encoded by the coding sequence ATGCTTGATGATCTGGATCGGCGCATTCTGCGTCATATGCAAAACGACCCCGACCGCGCGTTGCCTGATTTGGCCGCGCAAATTGGCCTGACCAGCACCCGCCTGTCGCGGCGGCTGGATAAGCTGCGCGAGGGGGGAGTGCTACGCGGCGTGTGCGCGGTGATTGACTGGCGGGCCCTGGGCTATGAGGTTGAAGTCAGTCTGCGCGTGACGTTGGACAAAACCCAGACGCGGGCGTTTGACGACTTTATCGAGGCAGCGCGTGCAATTGCCGAGGTGATCGAAATTCAAACCTTTTTGGGGCGGGTGGATGTGCGGCTTTCGGTGATTGCGCGCGACATGGCGCATTATCAGGAAATCTATCGCCGCCATATTCTGGCATTGCCTCATATTGCCGATATCGAGGCTTTGATGCATGTGGCCCGCATCAAAGCGGACGAAAGCCTGCCTATATGA
- a CDS encoding nuclear transport factor 2 family protein, whose protein sequence is MSSHDRSLYLRYAEALKHPNNFSGAVAAFFAADANINVVHPFNELQGADTYLEKFLRPLQHSFEGLYRRDDIFMAGQFDGQDWISSTGYYVGRFAQDWIGLKATGTLSYLRYGEFHRIENGKAVESYIYLDIPELMIACNQWPLPIGPGLSRGYTGLIQGPASKDGVITNEPDPAEGQRSYQIVTDMLTELATKDEAWRPYWHDNMMWYGPGAFGSFVGIEEFASFQVPFESQFDGWSGGSKGNGMTNHFTRYGDGNYTCSGGWPSLTGVNVKPFLGQGPTKERVFMRVCDWWRRENELLVENWVFVDVPHVLLQLGYDPLPHWQGS, encoded by the coding sequence ATGTCATCACATGACCGTTCACTCTATCTGCGGTACGCAGAGGCACTCAAGCATCCAAACAATTTTTCTGGCGCAGTTGCCGCATTCTTTGCTGCAGACGCCAACATCAACGTTGTCCACCCGTTCAATGAACTGCAAGGGGCAGACACGTACCTCGAAAAATTCCTGCGTCCGTTACAACACTCGTTCGAGGGGCTTTACAGGCGCGACGACATTTTCATGGCTGGCCAATTTGATGGGCAAGATTGGATCAGTTCCACGGGCTACTACGTAGGGCGCTTTGCGCAAGACTGGATCGGCCTCAAGGCAACCGGCACGCTCAGCTATCTGCGTTATGGTGAATTTCACCGTATTGAGAACGGAAAAGCGGTCGAAAGCTATATCTACCTCGACATCCCGGAATTGATGATCGCCTGCAATCAATGGCCGCTGCCCATTGGGCCGGGTCTGTCGCGCGGCTATACTGGGTTGATCCAAGGACCGGCGAGCAAAGACGGCGTCATCACGAATGAACCCGATCCAGCCGAGGGCCAACGCAGTTATCAGATCGTGACGGATATGCTCACAGAACTTGCAACCAAGGACGAAGCATGGCGACCTTATTGGCACGACAATATGATGTGGTACGGTCCGGGCGCCTTTGGAAGTTTTGTAGGCATTGAGGAATTTGCATCGTTTCAGGTTCCATTCGAGTCCCAATTTGACGGATGGTCAGGCGGGTCCAAGGGCAATGGGATGACCAACCACTTCACAAGATATGGTGACGGAAATTATACGTGCTCGGGCGGTTGGCCATCCCTAACCGGTGTCAACGTGAAGCCATTCCTAGGGCAAGGCCCCACGAAAGAGCGGGTATTCATGCGTGTCTGTGACTGGTGGCGGCGGGAAAACGAGCTGCTTGTCGAGAACTGGGTGTTTGTTGATGTCCCGCATGTTTTGCTGCAGCTGGGATATGATCCGTTACCACACTGGCAAGGTTCCTAG